The following are from one region of the Penaeus chinensis breed Huanghai No. 1 chromosome 5, ASM1920278v2, whole genome shotgun sequence genome:
- the LOC125025862 gene encoding cytochrome P450 9e2-like gives MSLVTLALVCVAVAALWAYSKWRHSYWASRGVQTPPYVPIFGHIHHALSKKGKWEYDTVAYHKYGGSKFCGLYEFFNPVLLVGDPDLIKHIFVKDFDHFVDRMNLALSHDKDKITAQMLSLKKGDEWKQLRAIMSPTFSSGKMKGMFPLVCDKADALVAFSLSESRRKPYVDMKYNFGRFTIDTIASCAFGIECNSLVDEHAEFPNRAAKFFETTNVNIIKFIMMTTFPTLAKLLNIRFTNPEAYFLEEVVTHTIKERVKGERRGDFLDLLLEVRSPDGKVKGIDSTTKSKHLLDDITIASQCLLFLVAGYETTATTLGFAAFLLAKNPSAQEQLRKEIQDLVHEEGDITYQGVMEAKYLDACLMETLRLFPPAPFIERLCTRDYRLPDTDLTIKAGDRIQVPVWSIHHDPKYWPEPNDFRPERFMPENKTSMKNFAHMPFGIGPRNCLATRFALMEAKIVLSKLLLVAELRNAPGHEEMVLEPGLGLIKAKDGVKIILNPL, from the exons ATGAGCCTCGTGACGCTGGCGTTGGTGTGCGTGGCAGTGGCTGCGTTGTGGGCGTATTCAAAATGGCGCCACAGCTACTGGGCATCGCGGGGTGTGCAAACGCCGCCCTACGTACCCATTTTTGGTCACATACATCACGCGCTctcaaagaaagggaaatgggagtaTGATACAGTG GCTTATCACAAATATGGCGGATCGAAGTTTTGTGGACTGTATGAATTCTTTAATCCAGTCCTGTTGGTGGGTGATCCCGACCTCATCAAACATATCTTCGTGAAGGACTTTGACCACTTCGTCGACAGAATGAATTTAGCTTTATCACACGACAAAGACAAGATAACAGCACAAATGTTGTCACTAAAGAAAGGCGATGAATGGAAACAGCTGAGGGCCATCATGAGCCCGACCTTTTCCTCAGGCAAAATGAAGGGAATGTTTCCTCTTGTGTGTGACAAGGCCGATGCCCTCGTTGCTTTCTCTCTCAGTGAATCGCGAAGGAAACCTTATGTTGATATGAAATACAATTTTGGTCGCTTTACCATAGACACGATTGCCTCTTGTGCTTTTGGCATCGAGTGTAATTCACTCGTGGATGAACATGCCGAGTTCCCCAACAGAGCTGCAAAATTTTTCGAAACAACTAATGTCaatataataaaattcataatgatgACTACGTTTCCTACACTTGCAAAGTTGCTCAACATCCGGTTCACTAATCCTGAAGCTTATTTCCTGGAGGAAGTTGTAACAcatacaataaaagaaagagtgaaaggggaaagaCGTGGGGATTTCCTTGACTTACTCTTGGAAGTTCGCAGTCCTGACGGCAAAGTAAAGGGGATTGATAGTACTACCAAGTCAAAACATC TGCTGGATGACATTACCATCGCCTCTCAGTGCTTGTTGTTCCTCGTTGCTGGCTATGAAACAACAGCTACTACCCTGGGCTTTGCTGCCTTCCTGTTGGCTAAGAATCCAAGTGCACAAGAACAACTCCGTAAAGAGATCCAAGATTTGGTTCATGAAGAAGGTGATATTACTTACCAAGGGGTCATGGAAGCTAAATATCTCGATGCATGCTTGATGG AAACACTACGCCTGTTTCCTCCAGCACCATTTATAGAACGACTGTGCACACGTGACTATCG GCTTCCTGACACTGACCTGACGATCAAGGCTGGGGATAGAATACAGGTCCCTGTCTGGAGTATCCACCACGACCCGAAGTACTGGCCCGAGCCTAATGACTTCCGTCCGGAGCGTTTTATGCCCGAGAACAAGACGAGCATGAAGAACTTCGCCCACATGCCTTTTGGAATAGGTCCCAGGAACTGCCTTG CCACGAGGTTTGCCTTAATGGAAGCAAAGATTGTCTTGTCGAAACTGCTGCTTGTGGCAGAGCTGCGCAATGCACCAGGACACGAAGAAATGGTGTTGGAGCCAGGATTGGGTCTCATTAAGGCCAAGGATGGAGTCAAGATTATCCTGAATCCACTCTAG